AATGTGGCTTTTCTGCGAGTTTGGTGGTGAAGGCTATAGGTTTCTAGTAGAGCTTGACGATTTTTTGCAGAATTCGACATTTTCTGAGAACTTCCAGAATGGAAGCAAACTTTACCCCGAGGTCTTCAAAGTTGATGCCGATTTTCAGGGGTCTCGTCCTGGTGAAGAAGCTTGAGAATCTGTTTCTGGTAAATGACCCTCTGTTCTTGAAAGTGGTTCAGTTGGTTTTAGGCAAGGTGGTGGTGGTAATCGGCCATAGATATTGGTCAAGAGATGATATTTATTCTCTAATCATGGCTTGGGGATTGGACTTGGGGCATGCATGCAAGGAGGTTAGGAAGGCAAGGAGGATGATTATTCCGCATGCTTACCTACTAAACTTGGAGTCTTTGTTGGAGTGGGCTGTTCTGGGTTGGGGATTCAACCTTCTGAAGGTATTCCAGAGAGCAATGCTGAGCTTTGGGCTAGACACTCTCGAATTCCATTTCTACGATGCCGCAAGGAGGTCAAAGCTCATTTCAGAGATGATGCTAGGAGAGGATGGGAGGGCTTGGTGGTAAATGTTCAAATAATGGAGCtcaaagaaaatattaggcaggcGGGCGTGGAGGCTGGGTTGGTGGACGAGGCGCAAAGAAGGAGGCCGATCATCAGACGACTCTCTGCGGAGTTGGCAAGACAAGTTGAGTAGGGTGGTGCAGTGGGTGGCTCTTTCGGGTCAGCAGATGCTTCAAGCTCACACAATGCTATAGATGGCTGAAGAATCTGGAAGATCAATGGTACCCCTTGGTACATTAATTTTTTGACTTAGTTGTTGTTTAGTGTTTTTCTCTGTTAAAGGGTTTTTTTGATGTTTCTGTTAGATGAACATTATGGTTTTGGTAGGGTGGTTTCTCAGATGGTGTGGATGAATGATGGTTTAGTATGTACTACAATTTACTTcttaataaaaaaatacaatattactgataaaaaaaaaagtattgacacatttaatttaattaatgaaataactTTCTAATATTCAAATAGAAATATCCacatcaaaatctaaattaaatatctacatatttaatttaattatgaatAAGTATCTacatatttaatttaattactAAAATAACTTCATAATATTTAAATAAAGATATCAAAATCTGAATTAAGTATccctaaaatttaattaatttttatttaataactgcttacatttttttttcaaaaagatcaaaaagataaaaataggagTGAGATTCATCTTTGAGTGTGCTGATATCCTTAAGCAATATGAggacaatttgaaaaggtgcaGCCTAAAACTACACAAAACAACAAGCTTTAAAAATGCTCTTTATCCCATGGATTGATAATCTTATGAAAGTCATTGAAACTCATTCATTAATTCATAACTGAAACTCATTCATTAATTCATAACACACCAAATCTGAAAAACTAGATAAAATAAACCAAACCAAAAAACTGCCCATTAAATTTATTTAAGTAGCATAATTAATATTAGTTAGTGCTTAATTGATTTTGAAATCTGGCTGCTATATATCCTGTTCTGCCTCAACAAAGGGTTGAAAGCCGGTTTCGAACAGCCAACCACCTGCCTGCGGCTAAAGAACGTATCATTTGCGTTCTGGAAGAAAATGGATAAGTTAGATTACGATATACATGGTTGAAGGAGTAAAAGATTAAACAATTCAGTATTTCTTAGTTAAAATAAACTGATCTGATCTGCTTCGTGTAAGGCGATCGTCTTTTACTGTGGCCAGCTGACGCGTCCCATGGAGAATGATCCGTGCCTTGCGTAAGAATTGCCATCAGAAGCTGTGTCATGCATTTCTTGTGCTATATAACACACAGCAGACGAAAGAATGAGAGTAAGAGTTCAGAGAAGAGTAAGATTACGAGTACGAGTACGAGAAGAGAAAGAATGGCTTCAGGACAACGGCGAAGCGAATTGGATGCGAAAGCCCGCGAGGGACAAACTGTTGTGCCCGGTGGCACTGGCGGCAAATCTCTCGATGCACAAGAGCGCCTTGCTGAAGGTTATCTTAAATACAGTgtacttcaaaatttttgaaagaaataTTAGGGTTTTAACTTGTAATTATCCAGTTTTTGTGTTAAAGAAATTGGAACAAAGATTTTAATTTTGAACACAGTTCACTTATTTTTATCCTTTCTCTGTCttccaaaattttgaaagaatGATTAGGGCTTTAACTTTTGATCCGATTGCAAATTCTTGAAAGGAAGATAGATTAGGGTTTTAATTTAGAACACGGTCCACACATATTTATCCGGTTTTTGTCTTTCAAAATTTCGAAAGAAAATCTTAGGGCTTTAACTTTTGGTACGATTGCAAATttttgaaacaaagaaagattagggtTTAATCTTGACACAGTTCACTTAGGGTTTAATCTTGACACAGTTCACTTAGGGTTTAATCTCGACACAGTTCACTTATGTTTATCCGGTCTTTGTGCTGCAAAATTAAGTTGGTGATTGTTTTTCTAGGGCGAAGCAAAGGCGGGCAGACGCGGAAAGAGCAGATTGGGTTCGAAGGGTATCAAGAAATGGGGCGCAAGGGTGGGCTGAGCACTAGTGATAAATCTGGTGATGAGAGGGCGTCTGAAGAAGGCATTCCAATTGATGAATCCAAATATAAGACACGTTCTTAGAGTAAATTGTGTGATGAATGAagttgtatatgtagatattgCGTAGGTGCTGTACTGTAGCTCTAGGAAGTGTTTTGTATTGTGTGCCTGTACTGTTTGCTCTATGTATGTTCTCCTACATACAGCAATATGCCTGTAGCATTTTCCTTACCAGTGATATATATGAAATGAACGTCGTTGTTTATTTTCTTGTGTTAAATCGATTGTGATAGGCTTCAGTATTTTGCTTTTAGCATGACAAGAAGGCAAGAGAGTGAAGAGTTGTACAAACCGAAACTGAGTTTACCAAATTTATTGAAGTATGTTCATCAGAGCATTTTCGGATAAAAAATGATCGAATGgaaaaaaaatatttgattttaatcacgaAGATAAATTCAATAATTCACAAAGGCAAGAGAGTCAGCTTGTAGTTGTACAGACTGAACAGTGCGTGTCAAATTCTCTGAATTATGTTCATCAGAGCATTTTCAGTTTTTAAAATCTTAAACTGCAAATATGATCGAATGCAAAAAAGATATTAGATTGTAATCACGAAGATGATCGAAtggaaaaaaaaatattagatttgAATCACGAAGATCAGTTCACGAGTCGTCACGACCTCAGCCATGGTTATTAATCATTATCATTAAATGGGTGAAGATTGTTACTCTCGTGCATCTAAATATCTTAATAATcattataaaaattaattataattatcattatAATAATATGCTTCATATCATCCATTCTTATTATCTAAATATCTTAATAAtcataaaaattaattattattatcattataataATATGCTTCATATCATCCATTCTTATTATCTAAATATCTTAATAAtcataaaaattaattattattatcattataataAGAATTCATTCATCAATGACCTTCATCCATTAATATGCTTCATATCATCCATTCTtatctaaatattttaataatcataaaaattaattattattatcattataataAGAATTCGTCAATCATGATTCGTCAATGACCTTCATCCATTgttttataaaattattataataagAATTCGTCAATCATGATTCGTCAATGACTTCATCCATtgttttataaaattataataatatgcATCATATCATCCATTCTTATCATTCTTATTATCTAAATATCTTAATAAtcataaaaattaattattatcattataatAAGAATTCGTCAATGATcattataaaaattaattattatcattataatAAGAATTCGTCAATGATCATTATAATAATATGCTTCATTCTTACCATTCTTATTATCTAAATATCTTAATAAtcataaaaattaattattattatcattataataAGAATTCGTCAATGAGCCGTTCTTACCATTCTTATTATCTAAATATCTTAATAAtcataaaattaattattattatctaaatatcttaataatcataaaaattaattattattatcattataataAGAATTCGTCAATCATGATTCGTCAATGACCTTCATCCATTgttttataaaattattataataagAATTCGTCAATCATGATTCGTCAATGACCTTCATCCATtgttttataaaattataataatatgcATCATATCATCCATTCTTATCATTCTTATTATCTAAATATCTTAATAAtcataaaaattaattattatcattataatAAGAATTCATCAATGATCATTATAATAATATGCTTCAATCTTACCATTCTTATTATCTAAATATCTTAATAAtcataaaaattaattattattatcattataataAGAATTCGTCAATGATCCATTCTTACCATTCTTATTATCTAAATATCTTAATAAtcataaaattaattattattatcctTATAATATGTCAATGACCTTCATCCATTTTGTTATTATGGTTCATATCATACATTGTTATCATTATTTATCTAATCATCAAATTTTTCTCTAATTATTCACTTCTCtaaatcatcaatcatcatcaaaaCTTAAACTTATAGatctaattcattcattcatttaaatCACTAATCACTTTATCTTTAAATCATTCATTatctctattaattaattcatctaattcacTCATCCAATTCACTCATCTAATTCACTCATTCATCCAATTCACTCATCTAATTCACTCATTCATCCAATTCACTCATTCAAATCACTTTATCTTTAAATCATTCATTATCTCTAATTAATTCAATCATCTAATTCACTCATTCAATTCACTCATCTAATTCACTCACTTTATCTTTAAATCATTCATtatctctaattaattaattcattcaattcACTCATTCATCTAATTCACTCATCTCTAATTAATTCACTCATTCAATTCACTCATCCAATTCATACATTCATATAATTCACTCATTCACTCATCTAATTCACTCATTCATCTAATTCACTCATTCATCTAATTCACTCATTCACTCATTCAAATCACTTTATCTTTAAATCATTCATTATCTCTAATTAATTCATTCATCTATTTCACTCAGTCACTCATCTAATTCACTCATTCATATAATTCACTCATTCACTCATTCATTTCTctaaatcattcattcatctaattcatccatCTAAATCACTTAtcttaaatcattcattcatctaaATCACTTAtcttaaatcattcattcatctaattcatccatCTAGATCACTTATCTTAAATCAtttattcatctaattcatccatCTAAATCACTTATCTTAAATCAATCTAAACTTATCTCTAAATTATTCATTCATCTAATTCGTCTAAACcattcatctttcatctaaacCATTCCATTCATCGACCTTATCTTAAATCATTCATTATCTCTAATTCATCTATCTAATTCATCAttcattcatctaattcatccatCTAAATCACTTAtcttaaatcattcattcatctaaATCACTTAtcttaaatcattcattcatctaattcatccatCTAGATCACTTATCTTAAATCAtttattcatctaattcatccatCTAAATCACTTATCTTAAATCAATCTAAACTTATCTCTAAATTAttcattcatctaattcatctaaaccattcatctttcatctaaacCATTCCATTCATCGACCTTATCTTAAATCATTCATTATCTCTAATTCATCTATCTAATTCATCCATCCATCATCTAAGCCATTCATCGAACTTATCTTAAATCATTTATTCATCTAATTCATTCATCTAAATCACTTATCATTCATTATCTCTAATTCATTCATCTAAATCACTTTCTAAATCACTTAtcttaaatcattcattcatctaaTTCACTTATCTTAAATCACTTAtcttaaatcattcattcatctaattcatctatcTAATTCAATCTAAACTTATCTctaaatcattcattcatctaattcatctatcTAATTCAATCTAAACTTATCTctaaatcattcattcatctaaCTAATTCAATCTAAACTTATCTctaaatcattcattcatctaattcatctatcTAATTCATCCATCCATCCCTCTTTCATCTAAAccattcatctaattcatctatcCAATTCAATCTAAACTTATCTctaaatcattcattcatctaattcatctaaaccattcatctttcatctaaacCATTCATCGAACTTATCTTAAATCATTTATTCATCTAAATCACTTATCTTAAATCATTCATTATCTCTAATTCATTC
The nucleotide sequence above comes from Cryptomeria japonica chromosome 11, Sugi_1.0, whole genome shotgun sequence. Encoded proteins:
- the LOC131076311 gene encoding embryonic abundant protein 1 gives rise to the protein MHFLCYITHSRRKNESKSSEKSKITSTSTRRERMASGQRRSELDAKAREGQTVVPGGTGGKSLDAQERLAEGRSKGGQTRKEQIGFEGYQEMGRKGGLSTSDKSGDERASEEGIPIDESKYKTRS